AGCTGCACACTGGGCTGCACAgataattacaataataaagGGATTATACGAGGCCACAGATGCCAGACTTAACTTTCACTTCATTAAATCCCACCGTTCCCAAAAGCGTCGAAAACAAACAAGAAGCCACGGTTTACTCTTGTATTAATTAGTCTTATATTAGTCACCACTGAAAGTCTCCCTCGTGACAACAACAATGAAATACACGCATAAATGTCGCATCTACTTTTAGGGTAACTATATGCAGAAATAAAGCGGCTGATTTTCAGTAGATGATAAACAATCCAGTCACTCTGCcgtcctgtgtttttttttttttttttagtcggAGCAGTGGACCAGTACTAATTGCAGCTGGACAAACATTTTATGTCTTTGCAGGGGTTGTAGTAGTTAATTTAGTCTGCAGCCAAAAAAGGTGTTTAATTGatatacagtttaaaaaaaagagagaaaaaactcaACGGTGAACAGTAACAAAGTCGGAGTGAAGGGTACAGACCAtatcctcctctttttctcctctgcctcttctcCTGTCGGATTATTCCCCCCATTTTCACACGTGGGAACGGTTTCGCCCCTACTTAGTATTCTCACATTGTAGCAATCCCAACAATGAACCGACACGCCATTCAAATGGAGGGAAAGCCAGAGAACGAGTTGTATAAAGTTGCAGAGAGGATCCCCCCTGTAGGCTGTCATGCCTCTGATGAGGAGCTGCGAATTCTCTTGCTGCGCTTCTTCCAGCAGTCTGGGGTTAATTGACTGGCTTTTTATCACAGCCAGAAATAGAACTATAAttaaggatatatatatataaatttgtgAGGTTtctcttttaacattttttaaataagcaaCCTATATATATTGAACATGgctgaaatacagtgacagCGAGttccctttcaaaataaatagattttaattatttattcacCCACCTTTCCAcaggtaaataataataatattaataataataataataataataataataataataggctATTAATGCTGACTCTATAGGGGCATAAACGacttcttgtgttttctctcccaCTGGGTGAACAGTTGGGGTAGACAAAGCTGAATAACACATTTGAGCAACAcggaaaaaagaaaaagcaccaaaaaaaagggggtgggggtgggggggtattGGATAAAAAAGTtcatattttaacctttttcaTTAGTGAAGAAAAAGTCATAACATGTTTACTCACGCCTGCTCTCTGTTTAGAATATACGTTGGCAGCTTATGAGCAGCCTCCCAGCATCTCCCGTGTAATTTTGCATCCAAAAAGTTCATTGGAATAACATTATCAACCGAATCTGCGCTTTGCTTGCCACGTTGTAACCCCAACATCCCCATCCCACCCCAGccacaaacacacgcacgcacacaaaagCATGAAAACCTCATTTGACATATAAACGCCACAGTATTTACCCAACCTCACACCCATATGATTTACACCCCGGCAGCAGTGCATTTGTTGTCCCCGTGAAACATCACTTCTTCAATCAATTCCGAGAAAACAACGTAATTTCTAATAAAACTCTAATACTCTCTTAGGGGACGTTGCATCGAACACTTCGGTCCCACGGGgatcagcaaagaaaaaaaaaaaacataattatgcTATTTAGCCGGCTGATGTGTCGCAATCACTGCTCCTGCACACTCTGTCAGATTAAAATAGAGGGCCCGAATAGAGGACATTAAGGCAAAGGGAATTATATAAACCTCAGGGGAGATTTCAAGCTGGAGAAGGGGAAAGTAAACTATAGAGATTAATGACAGCTATAAAGAACAGCATGCTGTCCCACTTCAATAGAGGtcatcagtaataataataataatcattattattattattataaaacgATATAATTCAGTGTACCTCATTGTAAACGAATAATAATGAATACATGGGTTTTCAAAAAAGACGCTGAGGCCTATGCTGTTAGGGCCTCTAACTATTCCAGTGAGGaggcataacaacaacaatataataataatgataatgtttttaaaggctctccttatttttctttgaatgtATAGCTATAACTTCAATAATCCTTATGGGAAAACACCTTTCTTATCTTCAGTGTGCCTGGAaaacagctctgtgttttttgtttttttttttaacttctgcATGTCGGTCAAGTATGTAATTCGTGTCTTTATTTTCCATCCACTTGTCAAAGTTGCTATAATCCTCCTAATAACTGTGATCATTTTGCGTGCCCCATTGGCTCCACTTCTTTTTAACCAGGCCATTTGATCAGGGATGAGTTTCCGTGACGGATTAACAAAgagtccccccccccacccccctctctgAAATTAGGAGCAAGTGTGACACCTACCTGCAGAAGCTGGAAGAGTTCGAGGACAGTGCCTGGCTACCGGCTTACACACAGtcaatgtgtctgtctgtgctgtgtgaatGACAgcattcttcccttttcttccaAACAGCAATGCGTTCACATCTACCCCGCCATTAAAACGGCTCTCCATTAATGGTATATATTTAACATGGCAGTATGTTCTAAATGCATGGTCGCGTCCCTTTTAACAGCTTTGCCACGCCTTGGAAAATAGTAATGAGGTCTAAATTTGGCATAAAATCGAGCTCATTACCGGAGTTCACCACCTGACTGCTCTGCATAAAACACGATAGGTAATTGGGTTAAATGACCGCGCCTCGGTGTTATTATATCAATATCCACTTTTAGAAACGTGCTCaagaaaaagtgtaaaaagGAGGCCCAGGGTGGAtttaaagggagaaaaaaactAGTGACAAGccatagacaaaaaaaaaaatattcctccGTGTTGATTCCAACATTTTtcattgatgaaaaaaaaaatctataaatatCTGCACCAGCCAAAGCGaaaatgaacctttttttttattgtgtagaTACTCCAACATCCTTTTCCTGAACGTAGGCCTTTTCTTTCAAGTTTGTCAGGAGCTCTCGCTATCATAATATTTTGAGGGGATAATTACCATGTGAACATCTGTCACGGTGCAAAATTGAATTAATATTTTGGATAGATGAATTGGCCTCGAAGAGTTTTAGACACATATCAGACAATGCCAGCTGCTCCCCAAAATAATCGCTGCACaaggatatatatataattttttttccataatttacTTCAAAGATAGTGTGTTGtccattttaaatacaaaaatgctACATTAAATATACATGTTAGTCTTTAATACAAATAGACTCAGGCGGCTGCAGCGATTAAGACCATTCTTATTACATTTTAGGATTAACCATTCAGAAACTAAAAATTTGAGGATAAGCATTTACTCAGAAAATAACTGTTCTCAGAATTTGCTTcatcattgttttttctttttttttcttgttgttgttgttttaatgcaaccacaaaaaaaaataaataaaagtccgCGGTGAGTGGAAAATAATCAGGTATTAAATGTTTGACATACCTTTCTTTAGTTCATAAGGGGAGTCTTTACAAAGATCTACCTGCGTTTGGCCTCTGACTTTCTGGCTCTCCCTTACCAAAGCCTCTGCTCTATTTAACACAGTCTGGTTTAATCCATTGAAATGTGCCGTGGACCCCGTGGTTACCGAGCCGTGGTTACTGTGAAGGTGTCCAAAACTGCCACCATAGTTCGTGTAGCCGGGGTAGAAAGGGGAGGTGTAGTACAGAGGCCTGGATAGGACCGTGCTGTTTGGGAGCGGGCACTGAGGGGAGGACCGTGATGGAGACGCGTTGGTGCCCATTACTGCGCTCTGACCCAAACCGGGGCAAGCCTGTGACGCCTCGCCGCTGCCCTTACACCTGTCTGAGGACGTGGCGATCTCCGCAAGAGACCACAGTTTGGGTTTAGGGGCCGAAGGGGGAGAGTGGATAACAGAGGTCACGTTGCTGGTCACCGTACCCGGTGCATGGCTCAAATCTGACGGCTTGTCTTGTTGCACAACGGTCTGATTCCCCCGGGGCACCGCCGAGGGAGACGAAGTGGTTGGTTTTGCGGAATCCGGCAGCAAGTCTGTAGTCCGCTCTTCCTGGTCTTTTAACTCCGAGTCGCTCAGAAGGGGATCCGTGTCTTTCCCATGGTTCTCCTCTTTAAATCTGTCACAGCCTATGTCCCCTGGGTTCAGCAGTTTATGATCTAAAGCACAAATAAAGAATAGAATTACTGCCAAATAAGCCCTTTAAAGCGTTGATAAAACCGTAACACATGTTTTAGGTGATCGTGAGGAAAGTGAACACCAATACTTAAAGGAAATCagacatataaaaataattaggcTACTTAAACACGTTTCCCTTAAAAGCAGTTATTGTGTGCGCTATAAATTGTCCTCATAAAGATGCGTGTCAGCCTTAAAACTCCTCTCCACGATTATGAAAGAGCTCAAACTTTGTTGCACAAATTCAAGTCTGAGCAGCagttatgttttcatttagaaaCATCATGTCGGTATTAAATTTTGTCAGGTCACATTCATAGTTAccggttaaaaaaaaaaaggttataaTGATCACATAAAGGCAGCCTTTTTTAGCCAATGCCCGGTGCAGTACACCAGCTGTAGCCTTATTATGCAGTTAAAGATAAATTGACTGCTAAACACTTTGCGTCACCAGCAATTTCAGCCCCTGAGAAGTCAAACGAGGGGAGTTCAAGgtgattattatttaaagcAATTGTCCCATTATAAATAATATACCACCATTAACCGGCAATCAATTTTGCACCCTGAGTGGAAACGACTGCGATGAAAaattgatgatttttttttctgccttttttttttttttttttcccctccctgcACCACCGACCTGCTTCTGTGTCTGTGGAGTCTCCCTTGTCTAAGGGCTTGTTTGGCTCGTCGTCGTCATTTTTCTCCAAATCAATATTCTCGTCCTCTTCCTCGTCCTCGCTCCGGTTCCGGGGGGTCCAGGTCATCTTGTTCTCCTTCTTTAGCCTCCTCCTGGCGTTGGCGAACCAGGTGGACACCTGGGTGAGGGTCATTTTGGTGATGATGGCCAGCATGATCTTCTCGCCCTTGGTGGGGTAGGGGTTTTTACGGTGCTCGTTGAGCCAGGCCTTCAAAGTGGCAGTGGCGTCCCGAGTTGCGTTTTTACGGTATGCTGGGTCACCGTAAGGGTAGGTGCCCAAGGGTGCTGCATAAGGATGGTATCCTATGGAGCCAGCCATACCCGTAGTGTGGTCATAGGGAGAACTctacaatataaaaacagaaaaagtgcgTAAAAGTTCTGTCAATGTCCTTTTGTAAACTGCTTCAGAATCGTTAAAACTTACGGCAGGCATATATGAACACACGTTTGCTTAGACGCACGAACATGCGCgcgcacataaacacacacacgctcttgctcatatacacacacacacgaacacgaATCCTTAGTTcaagttttaatttaatgtttgtgcAGTTTCCTTAAACTTGTGTATTTCAAATGCGACTGTGCTTCTTTGCAGgttcttttattatttacatagtGTCAGCAACACACAGTTACTATCATTCATGCCTTGAAAATACCACAAATTTGCATTTATGATAACGTAATGACATAATGCATGATGGGcctaacattttctttttctttattctacTGGGATCAGCGTTTGTACTAATAGGCCTATATACCGGTCTGTATGAGCCACTTGTGTTGCCATGAGATCATCCACtgataatacaaatatataggctatatatatttagaatataattttcctccctttttttttgcaaaagtTGCATGATTTGAGTTTTGGCAAGAAACAATTACTGTGACCTAAATTGCAACCAAATAGCGCATACAGTCAGTTCTTAAGCGTTGAAGCTTCGGCAAAGCGTTGACTGCTCTTCCCTAGGAAAAATTGCAGTTTAGTTCAGGAGCACGGAATAGTACACTGCTAAGTTCAATAAGTTCTAGTTGCTCAACAACACGTTTTCTGGACGTGCCATTCTGTAATTTTATCTCCATGCTCTTTTCAGTGACGCACGTTTCTTCTTAATCGCTTGGCTCCTAACACACAGCGGACACACGGGGTTTCTGCAAACCAGTCAATATGCTCGTTTTTACTGCTTATTGGATCGAATAATCACCTTTAATTTACTCACCACGTACGAGGTGAATGTGGCAGCTGCCGCCGCGTCTGCTGTGTATGGTAAGTGGGAGTTATAGCCTGGCGAGGCGCTGGTGAATGCAGTAGATCCGGCATAGGGCGCAAAAGCAGATCCCGAAGAGGATCTCCCAAGTTCCTCGGTTCTGGGTCCCGATATAACGCTGGTGCTGTACGCAGGGCACGAATACAGGGCTAAAGAAGCCGACGGCTGGTACAGATAGCCCTGAGGATACGCCATGCTGGAGCCCGCAGAGTATAAGCCACTTAACTTGCGCACTTTCCCCCCTTATTTTCTCATGCGCTGCTGTCGGAGCGCATAGAGCCGTGTGTCTGCAGACCCGCTGTCTGTCCCCCCTTCTAAATGACAGTGGTGAAGgcaaaaagtaaaagtgacTAAATAAAAAGAGGCTTGAATGGTGGGTGGATTATTTTGGTCGCTGTCAGCCAGCCACTGCCCGTCGGATGTTTTGCCtcgttttgtttttctgttgctccCTTATCGGAGTTGCACCGTTGCTCTCATGCCCGtgcagaagttttttttttttacccgtCGGACGGGGGCTTTGCTTGGGAAAATGTCCTGCCAAGATGCTAAGTTGGAAATTGAGGATCCTGACGCCTACTACGCTGCACACTAGGCTCCTCCTTTCGGGGTGTAGTCACCGAAGGAAAAGGCAAAGCCTATGCTGGGTAACCACAGCCCTGCCCAAattcatgctctctctctctctctctctctctctcgctctctctctctctcccgctgcctgtgtgtgtgcgtgtgtatgtgtgtgtctttcttccTCACCCCCTCCCCTTCTCTCGCGTTAACTAACAATCCTTCTCATTCTCTATTTctctattttttcctctttaacaaCACTCGTTGCAGTAAGTCTCAAGTGCGCCTGGCAGCCCCCTTTGGATGGCGACATCACGCGAGTCTGTCAACTCCcaactttcttcttttatttttttccccaaatacGAAGCCGTCACTTTCACACTTGATCAATAACAAATCGACTGTTGTGTGCCAGGATATGGGCTTGCAAGACACTGCCAGGAATGAAAAGACGCCCCACTGCTGTACTCcctgttatttttctctctctctctctctctgtgcgtAAAATAGCCGTCATTTAAAATATGTGCATTATCAACAGACCGTGATCTCCGTGCGCCTTGTGTTAAAATCCGCAATGGGAGTTTCGGGATGGATTACCGTTATTGTGCACGTCGGCTTTCTAACGCCAGGCCAATATTGCATCGGTAAGAGATATGACAACTGAAAAGTAGAAGTAAGATGGCGCAAACAGTAGCATGCGCGACCGACCAGTTATTCTTGCAGAACAGTTATTGCATTTACGCACAACTTTTCCTTAACAATTGCATGCCGTGATTTTAGAAGTGTGTTTAGTCTGCACCGTTACTTTAGTCTGAACGACTTAGTGGCAACGACTAAATAGTTTTTGCAATAGATCCGGGAATAAACCAGtcagatacacacactcaccaagTCATAAACCCCGAAGCCAGGGCAGCTTAGTGTCAAGTACACCAAATCCGCCAGGACCAGTGGATGTAATCTCATTTGATCGCTGAAGATATATTTATATGCTAAAATACTGGACAGtctaaatgtatttaatatgcCACTCTTATCGGCAAGTTTTTATGTATATGGCTTATATATAAGCCATCATAAATCTGACAAATATCTGTATTATACAATGATACAggaaaatattattattattatagttattattattattattaccaattagaaattatttttactttaccCCTAGGCGGATAACTACTGTCTCAAGAAACTATATTAggttattaaaattattattaactGAGTTTCAGATATGTAAAAGCCATTTTCATTCAGGTGATTGGCTTCCCAGTTCAAGTCTCAGATAAGCCGAAAGGGATCGCTGTAGGCGCTGCTAAAGAGTGTGTGCACACTGtcacgtgtttttttttttttttttttttttttacgctCTAAAAATCTCCAGAGAGCTAAGACTGATGACGCTGGTACAGTGGGAGCCGACGGAAactaaaaaagagagagagagagtgagagaagaaTGGATGCACAAAGCGAGCCTACAGTCTATCCTAATCAGATGACACTGATACGATGAGACCTGGTTTCACAGCCTCGTGTAGTGTTTAGACAATCGACTAATTACTGGGAACTTTTCTTATAACAGCAGCCAAAACAGGGAACCAGTGACCCGCTGATACTGCCTGTTATCACCCCTACTGTTGAAAAAGCTGGACAAAATGGCACAGTATAGCATCTTCATTAGACACAGGTAGCTTGTCTTTTTTCCTCAGTGCCGTGATCGTCCGTTATGGACATCAAGAGATATATAGGAAAAAGAGAATTTCCACATTTTAGAGTGCTTTGTGTTTGGGTGAGCTGTTACAGAATGACACACAGAATTAAAGACAcaatgtcttttatttatttattgcttaaGAGATGTCGGCAGACCTTACAGAGGAGAGGGACCGGGATGAAGTGCCTGTGCCTTGTGTGCGTAATGCGTTTAGTTCAGAGTTGCTCTCTGAAGTAGGAGGAGGACCCATAGTTTGAAATCACGGAGCCTATAATAGGGGTAGGTTATGGCAGTGGCTGCCACCTCTCAGCACTGCACTGATAAAAGAGGAGGTATTAGGTGAGTATGGTTTTGCTCATTTGCGCTTCTAGTTGGAAAGCTGCGTTTGTT
The Mastacembelus armatus chromosome 3, fMasArm1.2, whole genome shotgun sequence DNA segment above includes these coding regions:
- the irx5a gene encoding Iroquois homeobox protein 5a isoform X2 — translated: MAYPQGYLYQPSASLALYSCPAYSTSVISGPRTEELGRSSSGSAFAPYAGSTAFTSASPGYNSHLPYTADAAAAATFTSYVSSPYDHTTGMAGSIGYHPYAAPLGTYPYGDPAYRKNATRDATATLKAWLNEHRKNPYPTKGEKIMLAIITKMTLTQVSTWFANARRRLKKENKMTWTPRNRSEDEEEDENIDLEKNDDDEPNKPLDKGDSTDTEADHKLLNPGDIGCDRFKEENHGKDTDPLLSDSELKDQEERTTDLLPDSAKPTTSSPSAVPRGNQTVVQQDKPSDLSHAPGTVTSNVTSVIHSPPSAPKPKLWSLAEIATSSDRCKGSGEASQACPGLGQSAVMGTNASPSRSSPQCPLPNSTVLSRPLYYTSPFYPGYTNYGGSFGHLHSNHGSVTTGSTAHFNGLNQTVLNRAEALVRESQKVRGQTQVDLCKDSPYELKKGMSNI
- the irx5a gene encoding Iroquois homeobox protein 5a isoform X1, yielding MAYPQGYLYQPSASLALYSCPAYSTSVISGPRTEELGRSSSGSAFAPYAGSTAFTSASPGYNSHLPYTADAAAAATFTSYVVSKLKSSPYDHTTGMAGSIGYHPYAAPLGTYPYGDPAYRKNATRDATATLKAWLNEHRKNPYPTKGEKIMLAIITKMTLTQVSTWFANARRRLKKENKMTWTPRNRSEDEEEDENIDLEKNDDDEPNKPLDKGDSTDTEADHKLLNPGDIGCDRFKEENHGKDTDPLLSDSELKDQEERTTDLLPDSAKPTTSSPSAVPRGNQTVVQQDKPSDLSHAPGTVTSNVTSVIHSPPSAPKPKLWSLAEIATSSDRCKGSGEASQACPGLGQSAVMGTNASPSRSSPQCPLPNSTVLSRPLYYTSPFYPGYTNYGGSFGHLHSNHGSVTTGSTAHFNGLNQTVLNRAEALVRESQKVRGQTQVDLCKDSPYELKKGMSNI